In Arachis stenosperma cultivar V10309 chromosome 1, arast.V10309.gnm1.PFL2, whole genome shotgun sequence, one DNA window encodes the following:
- the LOC130964230 gene encoding probable WRKY transcription factor 15, translating to MAVELMMGGYRNDNSSSGGFATSKAEENAVQEAASGLESVEKLIRLLSQTQHQHFNGSSSSAVNSDATLSIERDCKAVADVAVSKFKRVISLLGRTRTGHARFRRGPLHAPSQSQTEPFSQEHRVFHATPLQQIPPPLPPPPPPPPPQLQSLVNHHLIPKNGVLERSSSSKTINFSYSSAANSFLSSLTGDAAAGESKQQHHQQQPSSSSPAPAFQITNLSQVSSAGKPPLSSSSLKRKCSSENLGSGKCGSSSSRCHCSKKSRKMRLKRVVRVPAISLKMADIPPDDYSWRKYGQKPIKGSPHPRGYYKCSSVRGCPARKHVERALDDPSMLVVTYEGEHNHSLTAADATNLILESS from the exons ATGGCCGTTGAGCTCATGATGGGTGGTTACAGGAACGACAACAGCAGCAGCGGCGGCTTCGCCACTTCCAAGGCTGAAGAGAACGCCGTCCAAGAAGCGGCGTCTGGGTTAGAGAGCGTTGAGAAGCTCATAAGGCTTCTCTCCCAGACTCAGCACCAACACTTTAacggttcttcttcttctgccgTTAACTCTGACGCTACTTTATCAATCGAGAGAGATTGCAAGGCCGTTGCTGACGTCGCCGTTTCGAAGTTCAAGAGAGTTATCTCTCTCCTTGGCCGAACCAGAACCGGCCACGCGCGTTTCAGAAGAGGACCTCTTCACGCGCCTTCCCAATCGCAGACTGAACCGTTTTCTCAAGAACACAGGGTCTTCCATGCGACGCCTCTGCAGCAGATCCCACCCCCTCTACCGCCACCGCCACCACCACCGCCACCACAACTACAGAGCCTCGTTAACCACCACCTGATTCCCAAAAACGGCGTCCTTGAAAGGTCGTCTTCGTCTAAGACTATCAACTTTTCGTACTCCTCTGCTGCTAATTCGTTCTTATCGTCTCTCACCGGCGACGCCGCTGCCGGTGAATCCAAGCAGCAGCACCACCAGCAACAGCCCTCGTCGTCGTCGCCGGCACCGGCGTTTCAGATCACGAACCTGTCGCAGGTTTCGTCTGCGGGGAAGCCACCTCTGTCTTCGTCTTCGCTGAAGAGGAAGTGCAGCTCGGAGAATTTGGGTTCGGGGAAGTGTGGAAGCTCCTCTAGCCGCTGCCATTGCTCCAAAAAGAG CCGGAAAATGAGGTTGAAGAGGGTGGTGAGGGTGCCGGCGATAAGCTTGAAGATGGCTGATATTCCGCCGGATGATTACTCTTGGAGAAAATATGGTCAGAAACCTATTAAAGGATCCCCTCATCCAAG GGGGTACTACAAGTGCAGCAGTGTAAGAGGGTGTCCAGCAAGGAAGCATGTAGAGAGGGCTTTGGATGATCCATCTATGCTGGTAGTCACATATGAAGGAGAACATAATCACTCTCTCACTGCAGCTGATGCTACTAATCTCATCCTAGAATCCTCTTGA
- the LOC130976204 gene encoding uncharacterized protein LOC130976204: MPVIAPGCLLAAPSLVLAPAARSPGFINGLVGGGESDHVNDAMWKDDSDNEPDHISGDSEEETPVAPPAPQGPSMSQQLDAAYTFEGNTSGKFQIDQSFQTKEEAVMSIKDYSICCGVQYQVMESNHLKYVGRCKEFGNGCTWMIRVALRQRKGYWEVKRYNGAHTCLATSISSDRRQLNYHVICARIYPLVRADASVTIKVLQETTESTYGFRPSYRKVWGENQKVVVQIYGDWEESYAELSRWILDMQETMDGTIALLKTSPVHVGDEVDESTEYFYRLF, from the exons ATGCCTGTCATTGCACCTGGTTGTCTCTTAGCTGCACCTTCACTTGTTCTAGCACCGGCAGCTAGGTCACCTGGTTTTATTAATGGTCTTGTTGGTGGTGGTGAGTCGGATCACGTTAATGACGCGATGTGGAAAGATGATTCGGACAATGAGCCCGATCACATATCAGGGGATAGTGAGGAGGAGACTCCAGTGGCCCCACCTGCACCTCAAGGGCCATCCA TGAGTCAACAACTAGATGCGGCATACACCTTCGAGGGCAATACTTCTGGGAAATTTCAGATTGACCAATCTTTCCAAACTAAGGAAGAAGCTGTGATGAGTATTAAGGATTATAGCATTTGTTGTGGAGTTCAGTATCAGGTTATGGAATCAAATCATCTGAAGTATGTTGGGAGATGCAAGGAGTTTGGAAACGGCTGCACGTGGATGATCCGCGTGGCACTTCGGCAGCGCAAGGGTTACTGGGAGGTTAAAAGGTACAACGGAGCCCACACTTGCCTAGCCACTTCGATTTCGAGCGACCGCCGACAGCTCAATTACCACGTAATTTGTGCGAGGATCTATCCGTTGGTCAGGGCGGATGCATCGGTTACGATAAAGGTGTTGCAAGAAACTACTGAGTCAACCTACGGATTCAGGCCTAGTTATAGGAAGGTGTGGGGGGAAAACCAGAAGGTAGTCGTACAGATTTACGGTGATTGGGAAGAGTCGTATGCCGAGTTATCCCGGTGGATCCTTGATATGCAAGAAACGATGGACGGAACCATAGCTTTGTTGAAGACTTCTCCAGTTCATGTAGGTGATGAGGTTGATGAGTCTACAGAGTACTTTTATCGACTTTTCTAG